The window GGCTTTTGGTCGGGCTGGGAGGTTTGAAGTCAGCGTGCTCGGCGGCCTGCTCGGCCTTCGCGTAGCGTGCGGGAACAACGAAAATTTCCGGGTGTTTGGCCGGGCAGGTGGTACCTGGGCTCGACAGTTCCTCGTCGCCGAACTGGCATTGTGCAGCCTGATCAGCGGCGGCCAGATTGCGGTTTTTATCGAGCGGTTGGGCAGTCATGCAAAAGACTCCTTGTCAGTTAGCAGCCAATGGCGATGCAGTTCTACCAACAAGGCATCCAGGCGTTGTGTGGCGTTAAGCGTGGGTTCTTGCAGAATCTCGCGGTAGGCCTGATGTTCAGGTGCTCGCGGAAACTCGGTGCCATGCTCGGCAACCAGTGCCGACCAGCGCGCCACTTCCTTGGGCGCCGAGTAACCGTGGCTGGCGGCGCCTTCGCGGCAGAGCACTGCCCATTGCTGTTGCTCCGTGGACGAGCGCTGGGCCAGGCAATCAGGGAAGTAGGTGTTGACGTGCTCCAGCAGCTGTTGATCAAACAGCTCCAGCTTGCCTTGGTTGAGCTGTTGCAACTGCTGCTCATCGAGGTACAACCACGGCCGCTCCGCATATTGCTGGGCACTTTGGCGATCTTGCTCACGAACGATCCACTGTTCTTGCTCACCCTCTCGGGCCGGCAGACGCACGCGGCGGATCGGTCCCATCAAGTGATCTTTTTCAGCTGGACTCAGGGGCGGCAACCAATGGCGCATGACTCGCGGGTCGTAGTATCGAAACAGCATTGACGCATCACCGGTCACCCGTACATGGATCAGGCTGCGCAGATGTTCAGTCAATTGCTGAATGGGCGCATCACTTTCGATGATCAGGCCGGCATCGTTTTGCCAGTCCTCAGTGAAGGCTTTTTCGAGTGCGGTGTTGGCGCGCAAGACGACCAGCGCAGGGCCGACATCAAACACCTCTTGCAAGGGGGTTGAGTGGTAAAGCCATTCGACAATCGGGTTTTCATCCAGGCTGTATACGCGGGCCGGAAGGTTTTCGATCTTTGCTCCATCCAGAAGCAGATAACGTGTGGTACCGGGGATCATTTCATCGCCTTCAGTTTTTCGCATATCTCGCAGACTGGCTGAGCCGTTGTGGCCGCTCGTTGCAGGGTTTGACGTAAAGCAGGCACCAGCAAGGTCCCGGCCTTATCTGCATCCGCCTGCTTCAACGGCCCCGGCAGCAACGGCGCCGCTCCCGTGCCGCTGCCCGGGCCACCGCCGGAGTTGATATTGATCACCGGCCCGCTCATGGTCACTCCGCCGGCATCAATCTTGATGAAGCTGCCACCGCCGATCAGGGTCAGTTCGGCGCCGGCTTCCATCACGACTTTCATGCCGCTGCTCAGGTGAATTTCCTGCCCGGCATCAATGAACTGCCCAGTGCCAATCTTGACGTGCTGATTCACCCCCACCGTCAGGTGATCATTGGCCTGCGCCTCAACCTTGCGGTCCTCATAAACCGTGTGATGTTCCTCAGCCTTGAATTCCGTGTAGCTGTTCTTCTCGACCGTGTCGTGACGCTCATTACCGACCCGAATCTTCTGGTCGTGCTCGATGTTTTCATCCCAATCACGCTGGGCATGCAGGTAGATCTGCTCCTGACCTTTCTTGTCTTCGATGCGCAGTTCGTTGTAGCCGCTGCCGCCCATGGAGCTCAGGGTTTTGAAGGTGCTGCGCGTCTTGTTCGCCGGCAGTTCGTAGGGAACGGTGTTTTCCTTGTGGTACAGGCAGCCGCTGATCAGCGGTTGATCGGGGTCGCCTTCGAGGAACGTCACCAGCACTTCCATGCCGATGC of the Pseudomonas sp. Seg1 genome contains:
- a CDS encoding DUF4123 domain-containing protein: MIPGTTRYLLLDGAKIENLPARVYSLDENPIVEWLYHSTPLQEVFDVGPALVVLRANTALEKAFTEDWQNDAGLIIESDAPIQQLTEHLRSLIHVRVTGDASMLFRYYDPRVMRHWLPPLSPAEKDHLMGPIRRVRLPAREGEQEQWIVREQDRQSAQQYAERPWLYLDEQQLQQLNQGKLELFDQQLLEHVNTYFPDCLAQRSSTEQQQWAVLCREGAASHGYSAPKEVARWSALVAEHGTEFPRAPEHQAYREILQEPTLNATQRLDALLVELHRHWLLTDKESFA